TCTTGTCGAAGACTGGGGAGGTACCTACCAATCTCAGGACATCTCGGCTAAAACAGGGGAGAATATTGACAAACTGCTGGAAAAAGTATTACTCGAAGCGGAAGTCCAGGAACTGAAGGCAAATCCTGACCGCGAGGCCGTTGGAGCTATTCTCGAAGCTTCTCTTGATAAAGGGAAAGGTTATGTGGCCAAAATACTCGTACAAAGCGGAACCCTTAGCATCGGAGATGCAGTGGTAGCAGGGGAACATTCCGGTAAAATCAAGGCCATGTATAACGAATTTGGGAAGCGTGTAAAAACAGCCGGACCATCCACCCCTGTGTTGGTGCTCGGATTGAGCGGTGCTCCCCAGGCCGGTGAACGCTTCAAGGTGACGGAAAGCGAAACCGAAGCTCGTCAAATTGCCAACAAACGTGCACAGATCGTTCGGGAACAAACGAACAGGGCAACCAAACGGATCAGTCTTGATGAGATCGGACGCCGTCTGGCTTTGGGCAACTTTAAAGAGCTCAACCTCATCGTCAAAGGGGACGTGGATGGTTCTATCGAAGCGCTCTCTGACTCCCTGATCAAACTTTCGGTTGAAACCGTTCAGGTTAACGTAATCCATAAGGCAGTTGGACAGGTCATCGAATCAGATGTCATGCTGGCTTCTGCTTCTGATGCCATTATCATTGCCTTCCAGGTACGTCCTTCACTCAATGCACGCCAGCTGGCAGAAAAAGAGGGGGTTCAGGTAAAGACTTATTCCATCATTTACGAAGCCATCGAAGAAATTAAAATGGCCATCGAAGGATTGCTTGAGCCTACTAAAGAAGAAAAAATCACAGCCCAGGTCGAGGTACGCGAGGTATTCAAAATCAGTAAAGTGGGCACCATTGCAGGTTGCTTCGTAAGAGAAGGAAGCATTTCCAGAAATTCACATCTCCGTCTCATACGGGAAGGTATCGTTATCTATCCTGTGAAGGAAGGAGTGGTTGGAGAACTCTCATCCCTCAAGCGCTTTAAAGATGATGCCAAAGAGGTTAAGGCAGGGCTGGAATGTGGTGTTAGCATCAAAAACTACAATGATATCAGAGTCGGTGATGTGATCGAATGTTATGAAATAATCGAGATCAAGCAGCGGTTGTAATTCCTTGTCATATAAATAAAAAAAGCCCGACGTGTTAACACGTCGGGCTTTTTTTATGGACAAATTTGATTTCCATCATTACCCCAATTACGGATTACTCGCCTTACCTACCGGCACGATCAACGCCGGGATCCCTTTCTCACGATACAACTCATTAAACTCAACGATGTCCACCTGCAGGATGGATTCCATGGCTGCTTCATACATTTGCCATTGCTCCAACAGGTCCTGTAACCTTTGTTTAATGCCCAGCGAGATCCGGGGGTCATGGCTTTCGGCCCGTGTACGGAGGTTAATCAGTTCTGCATCCAGGCTATTCTCAAAATTGATGACATCCTGGTAGGTTTCCTGCTGGGGTTGCACCAGGTTGTTGATCAGGTTATCCATTTTCAGAGAAACATTTTTTCCTATTTTCACCAGGGATTCCGTGCCTTCCACATTTTGAAGGTAATTGATCAGGTTGTCCAGTTGTGTATTGATGGTCATCAGGGAATTCACGGATTGATGAATTTTATTCACGGTTTCGTCCACCGAGGTCAACACTTCCTGCTGAGACAAATAATCGTCTGAAGACACCTGGAGGGTTGGATCAGGCAAAACTTCCATTACGACTTCCTGTTGCTCTTTTCCATTCGACAACCTGACCCTATACTTGCCCGGTGCAACCAGGCTGCCGCGGTAATCGCCCATCATAAAAAGATCCGTGACTCCGGCAAGCGTTTCTCTCCGAAAATCCCAGTAAAAGCGGTTGATGCCCTTTTGGGAAGGCAACTGCTGTTTTGCCGGAGGCCCTCCTTCGTATTCGGTATATTCCACATCTTTTTTATTGACGTATGTTCTCAGCAGGTAACCATTCATGTCCAAAATTTCCAGCCGGATCTCGGTGGTGGAATCTATGTGATTGGGCAGGTAATAATCAATGATCATACCGTTGGAGGCGTATTTCTTAACGGATTCTTCCTTTTTCAGTGCCGGTAAATTTTGAAGGGTTACCGGAGAGGATTGGAAGAGGATCATTTTTTTGCTGAACAACTTGTTCCTGCTTTGTTGAATGGCACTCAGGTCATCCAATATCCAGAAGCCGCGCCCCGAGGTAGCTGCAATCAGGTCATTGTCTTTAATACAAAGATCGTTTATTGGGCAGACCGGCAGGTTGAGTTGAAACCGATGCCATTTTTGACCAAAATCGATGGAAATGTAAAGCCCTCCTTCAGTTCCGGCATAGAGGATGCCGGGTTCAACAGGATCTTCTCTCACTACCCTGACAAAATGTTCAGGGTCAATTCCGGTAGTGATTTCTTTCCAGTTTACCCCGTAGTCCTCTGTATAATACACCATGGGGGTGAGTTTGTTGAACTTGTATTTTGTGGCTACTACATAAGCAGCTCCTTGCCGGTGCGGAGAAACTTCAATACAATTGATAAGGGCCTCTCCAACTTGAGGAGGGGTAATTTCCGTCCAGGACTCCCCGTCATTTCTGGTGAGGTGCACCAGTCCGTCATCGGTGCCCACCCACAATTCTCCGTAATCCCGGGGCGAACAAGCCAAATAACTGATGGTGTTGTAATTTTCTCCCCCCGCACCCTCATTGGTGAAAGGGCCACCGCCCCGACCTTGTTTTTGAGGGTCATTCCGGGTAAGATCAGTACTTATGGCCTCCCAGCTTTGCCCTTTGTTTTCTGTTTTTAAGACTACGTTGGCCGCGTGATAGATCACCTCCGGTTTTTGGGGAGAAGCGACTATCGGAGCGTTCCAATTGAAGCGGTATTTCATCTTTTTGGGCAACCCGGCCAATCCGATCTGCGGATAGGCCATAATATCTTTGGTGGTTTTCGTGCGATGGTCGTAAACGGAAATGTTGCCCTGGTAGCTGCCGCCGTAAATCAATTCCGGATGATCAGGATCAAAAGCCAGGAAGGCACTTTCTCCCCCTGAAACACTATAATAATCAATAGGGGTATTATTTACTCCGGGCCGGCTGGCAATGGCAATGGCAGAATTGTCCTGCTGACCGCCATAAAGGTAGTAGGGGACCCGGTTGTCGGCGATCACCCGGTAAAATTGTCCTGTTGGCTGGTTGGATTGAGAAGACCAGCTTTCGCCCCCGTTAAAGGTGATGCAGGCTCCTCCATCATTGGCGAGGATCATATTTTGAGGATTCTCCGGGTTGATCCAAAGATCGTGCTGATCGCCATGCGGATTGGTGATACGCTCAAAAGTATGTCCTCCGTCAGTGGACTTCAGCATAGGGGCGTTGAGTACGTAAACGGTTTCTTTGTCTTTCGGGTCAGGGAAGATCTCGGTATAGTACCATGCCCTGGCTATTGTCAAACGTTCTTCATTCACCTGTTCCCAGGTTTCACCCGCGTCATCTGAACGAAAGACGCCTCCTTTTTCTGCCTCAATATTGGCATAAATGACGTTTGGATCTGCGGGAGATACCGATATGGCTACTTTGCCCATTTCTTTAGGCAGTCCATTATACAAACGGTGCCAGCTTTCGCCCCCGTCATCCGATTTATACAATCCAGATCCCTTGCCTCCACTCCTTACTTTCCAGGGGAATCTTTGATGATCCCACATGCCGGCATACATGACATCAGGATTATGGATGTCCATGCTCAGGTCGGCGGCTCCTGTTGTTTCATCAACATACAATACTTTTCGCCAGGAATCTCCGCCGTCTTCAGATTTGTAAATGCCTCTTTCCTCAGTAGGTCCGAAGGCTGCACCCTGAACGGCTACAAAAACTTTATTGGGATCTTCAGGATGAATTCGAATGGCGGCGATATGTCGTGAATCGGGGAGCCCCTTATGTTTCCAGGTTTTTCCACCGTCCTCAGAACGATAAACTCCGTCGCCATGGGTCGTCATCACCCCACGAACGGGATGTTCGCCCATGCCTGCGTAAATAATATCTGTATTGGAAGGAGCCACGGCAATGGCCCCGACAGAACCGCTATTGAATTGATTGTCTGAAATGTTCTTCCATTTCAGGCCACCATCAGTCGTTTTCCATAACCCGCCGCCCGTACTGCCCATCAAATAGGTCATCGGGCTTCCGGGCACTCCGGAAACTGCAACACTTCGCCCCCCTCTGAAAGGGCCAACGTTTCGCCATTGGAGTTCATTAAACAGGGGGGCATAAAAAACTGAACCCTGGCGATCAGGTGCTTGAGCAAAGACAGTATTTACCCATAGGGTAAATGTCAAAAATGCAAGCCAGTTAACTGGGTGCTTCATTGTACCGTTTGTGTTTTTGACGCAATACCATTCGGGAGGGACAATGGCCATTACGTGCAGTTCTCAATAGTAGTAGATAGTATGTTATTCCCGGTTTTCCGGCCAACACAAAGCGTAGATGGCCCAAAAACATCCGTAAATGCACCAAAGGGCATTCACAATTGTGTGTTTTTCTAAAAAACTGCAGAGAAATTTGAGAGTGGTTCACTTTCCTTATCGAAAAGCAAAATGGCTGATGCGTAGCATCAACTCGGTAAACCTGTTACGGTTCCTGGAATAACAATATCAGGCGAGTGTGTAGTTTATTGTCCCCGATATTGTATGACACCTCGAAAAGCAGTAAATCACTTGACAAGGCTTAATATTCTTAGTATAATAATCGCTATTAGTCCTTCGATTGAATCGAATCAAACGCAATTTACCGTTTTTTTGTAAAAAATTACCGTTTTAGGTCTGAAATTGCATCATTTCATAGATTTTGGATGGACGGCCCAATGTGGCTTTTGTTTTTTTGATGTTTTTGGGAAAGGCAAATATTTTTAGATTGGCACCCTATTCGCCCAGCTCCACCAATTCCATCCATTCCAATTCCACCACTTCGATAGTAGATTTCAGGGTGTCAAGTTCTTTGGCCAGTTTCATGATTTCCTCAGGTGTAATGGATGCATCGGTAAACTTTGCTTCTATCGCTTCTTTTTGTTCTTCCAGTTTACTCAACTGTTTTTCCAGGCGACTCAGTTGCTTTCTTTGTTCGTAGGTAAGACCGGGTTTTTGATCCTGGGCGGAAGCTGTTTTGGGTTTGTCTGTTTTTTCGGCTAATTTACGCTGTTCCGTCAATGCCTGTTTTTGTTGCTCCCGGTAATCGGTATAATTGCCATTAAAGTCGCGTATTTTTCCGTTTCCTTCAAAAATAAAGAGGTGGTCCGCCAGTTTATCCAGGAAATACCTGTCGTGGGAAACGATGATCACACAGCCGGGAAAGGCCAGCAAAAATTCTTCAAGGATATTGAGGGTGATGATATCGAGATCGTTGGTAGGCTCATCGAGAATGAGGAAATTCGGGTTTTTCATCAGCACCGTCAACAAATACAATCTTCTCCGTTCCCCTCCACTCAATTTTGAGACATAAACCTGCTGTTTTTTCCGGTCAAAAAGGAATTGTTCAAGCGCCTGTTCTGCGGTAAGTTTCCGGCCATTTTCCAGGGGAATATATTCTGCAATATTGCGGATGACCTCGATTACTCTTTTGTCCTCTTCGAGTAAAATGCCGTCCTGGGAATAATACCCAAAAACGGTATTCTCTCCCACCACGATCTTACCTGTGTCCGGGCGAATTTCCTTGGTCAGCAATCCCATAAAAGTGGACTTGCCCACTCCATTGGGACCGACGATGCCTACCTTTTCTTCCTTTTTGAATTTGTAATCAAAATTCTCAACGATCTTCAGGTCGCCGAATGACTTATTGATGTAATGGGCTTCCAGGATCTTTTTTCCCAGTCTTTGTCCTTTGATTTCAATTTGGACTTCACTGCGATCGATTTTATTTGAACTTTTTTCTTTGAGGTCAAAAAAAGCATCCACCCTTGATTTTGCTTTAGTGCCCCTCGCCTTAGGCATACGGTTCACCCATTCCAGTTCCTTTTTGAGGAGTTTGCGGTTTTTCTCCATTTCCGTACTTTCATTTTCGTGGCGAACGGCTTTCTTTTGGAGAAATTCGGAATAGTTTCCACTGTATTTAAAAACTTTTCCTCTGTCCAGTTCAACGATCTGGTTGCAAACGAGTTCCAGGAAATACCGGTCGTGGGTGACCATCAGAATGGTCATGTTCTGTTTGCTGAGGTATTCCTCAAGCCATTCGATCATATCCAGATCCAGGTGGTTGGTGGGTTCATCGAGGATCAAAAATTCCGGTTCATCGATGATCAACTTGGCCAGGGCGAGTCTCTTTTTTTGTCCGCCCGACATGGTTTTAATGGTTTGATCCAGCCCGGTAATATTCAGTTTAAAAAGCACTTCCTTGATCCGGGCTTCAAAATCCCATGCCTTCAGGTCATCCATTTTGGCCGAAGCAGCCATCATTTCCTTTGTATCTCCCGGATTTAATAAGGCAAACTCATAACGTTTGGTGGCCTGGATGAGTGGGTTATCGGAGTCGAGTACAGCTTCCAGTACGGTATTTTCTTCGTAAAACTCAGGTTCCTGTTCCAAAAAGCCTATGCTTATTCCACGCCGCAACATCAATTTGCAGTTTTCCCCTTCAGGAGATTCCTTGCCCCCGATGACCCGAAGGAGGGTACTTTTGCCCTCTCCGTTTTTGGCCACAAGCGCTACCTTTTGCCCTTTATTGATCGTCAGATCAATATGATCAAAAAGGACCTTTTCTCCGTAAGATTTTGAGACCTGCTCCAGTGTTAGGTAATTCACGTGCTATTCGTTTTTTATTCCTTCGGGATTAAAAAGATGATTTGCCTTTTTATGGTCATACCATTTGTTGGCTAAAACAATGCAAGGTAGGGAAAAAAAATGAGGCCTGCTAAACTTCGATCCGTTTAGCAGGCCTTCCTGAAAGCAAAATTTTTATTTAAAATTCTTTCAAATATTATTCTATTCCGTTTGAAGAAATGGACTCTTCCTCTTCCACATCGTCTTTTTTCCTTTTTACCGGTGCACCCATTATTTTTTCTTTGATCTTTTTTTCGATTTCGATGGCCACTTCCGGATTGTCTTCAAGGAATTGTTTTGCTCCCTCACGTCCCTGGGCAATTTTAGCATCCTGGTAGCTGTACCAGGCACCACTTTTGCCGATGATGTCTGTGTCTACTCCAAGATCAACGATTTCCCCGACTTTAGAAATGCCCACTCCGAAAACAATATCAAATTCCGCAACACGGAAGGGAGGAGCTACTTTATTTTTAACGACTTTCACTTTTACGTGATTGGCGATGACATTACCTTCTTTATCTTTAATGGCCGCTCCTGATTTACGGATGTCCAGCCGCTGGGAGGCATAGAATTTCAAGGCGTTTCCACCGGTGGTCGTTTCAGGATTACCAAACATGACACCGATCTTTTCACGCAACTGGTTGATGAAAATGCAGCAGCAACCGGTACGGCCGATACTTCCCGTCAACTTACGCATGGCCTGGGACATCAATCTTGCCTGCAAACCCATTTTGGAATCCCCCATTTCTCCTTCGATCTCACTTCTTGGAACGAGGGCTGCTACAGAGTCGACAACGATGATGTCAATAGCTCCTGAGCGGATCAGGTTCTCGGTAATTTCCAGGGCCTGCTCACCGTTATCGGGCTGAGAGATCAGGAGGTTATCGGTATCTACGCCCAATGCTTCAGCATAGGTTCGGTCAAAAGCGTGTTCCGCGTCGATGAAGGCCGCTACCCCTCCTTGTTTCTGGCATTCGGCAATGGCATGGATGGCCAGGGTCGTTTTTCCGGAAGACTCAGGGCCATAAATTTCAATTATCCTTCCTTTGGGGAATCCATTTACGCCTAAAGCAATATCGAGACCAAGGGAACCGGAAGGAATGGAGTCCACTTCCACCACCTGTTTGTCGCCGAGGCGCATTACCGTTCCCTTTCCATAAGTTTTTTCAATCCGGTCAACGGCAAGTTCGAGTGCTTTTAATTTGGCTGCTTTATCTTTTTCTGTGTCTGCCATGGTTGCTGTTTTTAACTTTTTGTTTTATTATGGAGGTAAAAATAAATAAATTGTTATTTAAATCCAAATTTATTTCTAAAATAAATAAAAAAAGTCTTTAGCGGATTGCTCTGCTAAAGACTTTTTTCGTAAAATAATCTTTGTTTTCAATTAAGCCAACTCTTCGAGTGCCGTCTCTTTGCTGTAATTCAAAATGCTTTGAATGGAGGTCTTAGAAGGCTCAAACTTTACTTTAGGCAATTGTTGAAAAGCGTACAACAGCTCTGAAAATTCTTCGCGCAACAAATAGTTGTCAATGAGTTCTTCATTGATGGCGCGCCTTTCAGCAGATGTTGTTTCGTGGTAAAGGTATTTTACTAATAATTCAGATGTAAAGTTTTGCTGCATATAGCGGATTTGTTTGATTAAAAAATTCAACTATAAAACTTACTTAGCCAAATAATTATTGCCCCGGGCTATTTTTTTTATCCTCAAAGGCTGTTAAAGTTATTTTTTAACTTAAAAAACACAGCCTGATCTGTGAGACCGGGTTTCAAAATTTCAAAACAATTGGATTGCTTCTGGTTTTCTATTAAATTCCTAGGCCAGTTGCGCCTATGTAGGTTTATTTACGGAAAGTAATAATGTAAACACCACAACCACAGCCGTATTCGACAATGCTTCCGTCACCGGAACAGTCAACCCGGGATTCAGTGCGGCCATCCAGGGGCCACCCCCTATCGGAGTCGATGATGTTCAAAAAACAGGGTTCAACCTGTACCCCAACCCGGTGAGTGATGTGTTGAACATTGACCTGGATAAACTGCCAGAAACATCCATCACGATAGAAGTTTTGGATATCAACGGACGCCTGGTTTACCGGGCAGATTATGACCTGGAGGTTCCAACCATACAACTTGACCTGAATAGTATGAACCTTCCTTCCGGATTGTACCTGATGAATGTTCGCACCGGAGATGAAGTGATGAGCAAGCGGTTTGTGAAGGAATAAAATAAAGGGACATTTCCCTGCCCGATTCATTTAAAAAGGGAATCGGTGATCGTGCATAGATCATTTTGAGTTTTCCCGGATTTTGCCTTAGGGTGGAATCCGGGATTTTTTTTATGGTATTAAGTATATTTCGTAAATTTGGAACATACAAAATCCACCCTCACCATGAGCAAAATATTTTGGGCTTCCCTTTTTTTTATCCTTTGGTTAATGCCAATTTCATCAGCGCAGCAATCGACTTTTCAAACCCACCTCAATACCCTGGCCAAAGACCCCATCCTGAAACACGCCTCCTTCGGGGTCAGCATCATCGATGTTGAAAGCGGCAAAGTGCTGGCCGA
This sequence is a window from Lewinellaceae bacterium. Protein-coding genes within it:
- the recA gene encoding recombinase RecA — encoded protein: MADTEKDKAAKLKALELAVDRIEKTYGKGTVMRLGDKQVVEVDSIPSGSLGLDIALGVNGFPKGRIIEIYGPESSGKTTLAIHAIAECQKQGGVAAFIDAEHAFDRTYAEALGVDTDNLLISQPDNGEQALEITENLIRSGAIDIIVVDSVAALVPRSEIEGEMGDSKMGLQARLMSQAMRKLTGSIGRTGCCCIFINQLREKIGVMFGNPETTTGGNALKFYASQRLDIRKSGAAIKDKEGNVIANHVKVKVVKNKVAPPFRVAEFDIVFGVGISKVGEIVDLGVDTDIIGKSGAWYSYQDAKIAQGREGAKQFLEDNPEVAIEIEKKIKEKIMGAPVKRKKDDVEEEESISSNGIE
- a CDS encoding glycosyl hydrolase — encoded protein: MKHPVNWLAFLTFTLWVNTVFAQAPDRQGSVFYAPLFNELQWRNVGPFRGGRSVAVSGVPGSPMTYLMGSTGGGLWKTTDGGLKWKNISDNQFNSGSVGAIAVAPSNTDIIYAGMGEHPVRGVMTTHGDGVYRSEDGGKTWKHKGLPDSRHIAAIRIHPEDPNKVFVAVQGAAFGPTEERGIYKSEDGGDSWRKVLYVDETTGAADLSMDIHNPDVMYAGMWDHQRFPWKVRSGGKGSGLYKSDDGGESWHRLYNGLPKEMGKVAISVSPADPNVIYANIEAEKGGVFRSDDAGETWEQVNEERLTIARAWYYTEIFPDPKDKETVYVLNAPMLKSTDGGHTFERITNPHGDQHDLWINPENPQNMILANDGGACITFNGGESWSSQSNQPTGQFYRVIADNRVPYYLYGGQQDNSAIAIASRPGVNNTPIDYYSVSGGESAFLAFDPDHPELIYGGSYQGNISVYDHRTKTTKDIMAYPQIGLAGLPKKMKYRFNWNAPIVASPQKPEVIYHAANVVLKTENKGQSWEAISTDLTRNDPQKQGRGGGPFTNEGAGGENYNTISYLACSPRDYGELWVGTDDGLVHLTRNDGESWTEITPPQVGEALINCIEVSPHRQGAAYVVATKYKFNKLTPMVYYTEDYGVNWKEITTGIDPEHFVRVVREDPVEPGILYAGTEGGLYISIDFGQKWHRFQLNLPVCPINDLCIKDNDLIAATSGRGFWILDDLSAIQQSRNKLFSKKMILFQSSPVTLQNLPALKKEESVKKYASNGMIIDYYLPNHIDSTTEIRLEILDMNGYLLRTYVNKKDVEYTEYEGGPPAKQQLPSQKGINRFYWDFRRETLAGVTDLFMMGDYRGSLVAPGKYRVRLSNGKEQQEVVMEVLPDPTLQVSSDDYLSQQEVLTSVDETVNKIHQSVNSLMTINTQLDNLINYLQNVEGTESLVKIGKNVSLKMDNLINNLVQPQQETYQDVINFENSLDAELINLRTRAESHDPRISLGIKQRLQDLLEQWQMYEAAMESILQVDIVEFNELYREKGIPALIVPVGKASNP
- a CDS encoding T9SS type A sorting domain-containing protein; protein product: MSDVLNIDLDKLPETSITIEVLDINGRLVYRADYDLEVPTIQLDLNSMNLPSGLYLMNVRTGDEVMSKRFVKE
- a CDS encoding ABC-F family ATP-binding cassette domain-containing protein, which produces MNYLTLEQVSKSYGEKVLFDHIDLTINKGQKVALVAKNGEGKSTLLRVIGGKESPEGENCKLMLRRGISIGFLEQEPEFYEENTVLEAVLDSDNPLIQATKRYEFALLNPGDTKEMMAASAKMDDLKAWDFEARIKEVLFKLNITGLDQTIKTMSGGQKKRLALAKLIIDEPEFLILDEPTNHLDLDMIEWLEEYLSKQNMTILMVTHDRYFLELVCNQIVELDRGKVFKYSGNYSEFLQKKAVRHENESTEMEKNRKLLKKELEWVNRMPKARGTKAKSRVDAFFDLKEKSSNKIDRSEVQIEIKGQRLGKKILEAHYINKSFGDLKIVENFDYKFKKEEKVGIVGPNGVGKSTFMGLLTKEIRPDTGKIVVGENTVFGYYSQDGILLEEDKRVIEVIRNIAEYIPLENGRKLTAEQALEQFLFDRKKQQVYVSKLSGGERRRLYLLTVLMKNPNFLILDEPTNDLDIITLNILEEFLLAFPGCVIIVSHDRYFLDKLADHLFIFEGNGKIRDFNGNYTDYREQQKQALTEQRKLAEKTDKPKTASAQDQKPGLTYEQRKQLSRLEKQLSKLEEQKEAIEAKFTDASITPEEIMKLAKELDTLKSTIEVVELEWMELVELGE